Proteins encoded in a region of the Rutidosis leptorrhynchoides isolate AG116_Rl617_1_P2 chromosome 9, CSIRO_AGI_Rlap_v1, whole genome shotgun sequence genome:
- the LOC139868650 gene encoding secreted RxLR effector protein 161-like, which produces MENSKPMATPMATNVKLTLEGEGEPFDSTKYRGMIGSLLYLMASRPDIMFSVCLCARFQENPKTSHVEAVKRIFRYLKGTMHLGLWYPKFTGIDIMCFADFDHGGSMIDRKSTSGVCAFVGLCLTSWFSKKQTSVALSTTEAEYVAMGRACAQVLWMKQTFLDYDKVESAENIADIFTKPLKKETFNLLRNGLVMMEDIS; this is translated from the exons atggagaactcaaaaccaatGGCGACTCCAATGGCAACAAATGTGAAACTTACTTTAGAAGGGGAAGGAGAACCATTTGATAGTACTAAATATAGGGGAATGATTGGATCCCTTCTATATTTAATGGCAAGTAGGCCCGACATCATGTTTAGCGTGTGCTTATGTGCAAGATTTCAAGAAAATCCAAAGACGTCACACGTAGAGGCCGTTAAAAGAATCTTTAGATACTTAAAGGGAACAATGCATCTTGGGTTATGGTATCCAAAGTTTACCGGGAttgatattatgtgctttgcgGATTTCGATCATGGTGGATCAAtgattgatagaaaaagcacaagtGGAGTATGCGCATTCGTGGGGCTTTGCTTAACGTCATGGTTCTCAAAGAAGCAAACATCCGTCGCATTgtctaccaccgaagccgaatatgtagCAATGGGAAGAGCGTGCGCACAAGTGCTATGGATGAAGCAAACCTTCCTCGACTACG ATAAAGTAGAATCTGCTGAAAACATAGCTGACATATTCACTAAGCCCCTTAAAAAGGAAACATTTAACTTGCTTAGGAATGGGTTGGTAATGATGGAAGATATTTCGTAA